The Anastrepha ludens isolate Willacy chromosome 2, idAnaLude1.1, whole genome shotgun sequence DNA window TAATAAATATTGCcacataatatgaaaaaaataatgttttatagtttttaattcaaaagttttgaaggaaaaaacagGTGCCTTTAATTGAATTTATGGCAGTGTACTTCTAACAAAAAGTAGTTCCTGTAACTCAATCCTAACtcaatacttttaaaatatccacatttatggtaaaaaatttcacattaaacaaatttatgcaACAAATTAATATCACAAAAATCTTGTAAggctttttgaattaaaaacaaaaatgttcatATGGTAGCATGATTGATTTACGGGATGCGCAGAAGGACACTTGAAGCTTGGTAAAATTGATTTGTCTGTAGCAATGGAATAAAGCTGCAATTAGCGGTGCCGTAGCCATAGCCATAACTGTAACCGCAACATTACAGCATTTGTcgattagtcatgccgtaaccataaacagctgatatttgCATTTTCTCATAAAAACAATGATAATTTTCCACTAAGTTAATTAATTTATCGTCGTTCATTTCTTATATTCAAATTTGTAttgcaaatatcaaaataaatgtaaagtaTTTCACATCTGTTTACGGTTACgaggaaaaaccaaaattaaatacaGGTAACCCTCCTATAACGCGGTACTTCTATAGCGCGATTTCGCTACAACGCGGTTTGCGAATTGCGGAATGTTTCTTATAACGCGACTCCTACAACGcgatttttaagcattttttaaatacatattctaTAAACTGTATTCTATAAAcacacaattatcaaaaattacttgtgtatatgtgtatatctaTTATTTGTAGTctcataaagaaataataatatgtttgtattatacatatgtacatactaaaAGTGTTTGAATGTTTGTATGCACTATGGAATTTTGCAAAccgcaattttttcaaacatttacaCACACGTTTTTAGATAAAACAAGGGGTTTCCCCGAAAATTAACTCTTGAGCACTGTTGCCAACTCCCTCTGAGTAACGAGAGCTAAAACACCTAAAAAAAGAGCTAAAAAGagctagaaaattaaaaaaaaagagctaaACAAAGAGCTAAGagctaaacaaaatatttgagagCTAACGAGCAAAAAAAAGAGCTAGATCTAGCTCTGAAAGAGCTAAATTGGCAACAGTGCTCTTGAGaatgtttttggaaatttgattTGGTTTAGTCATTCACAGTAAGTCGTGAAGAGGAGTTGAAACAgataaatagattttataatcGGTGAGTTtctgttaaactttttttataacttaaattaattaatttgtaatttaGGCCATAAAAATGCCAAAAGCAAAGGAAAACGCATCAGTAAAACGAAAGTTTATCACGATTgaaaccaaaattcaaattttgaatcgGATTCAAAATCAAGAGAGAATAGCTGATGTTGCtagacattttaaattaaacgagTCCACGATAagaaccataaaaaaaaaacgaagataaAATTAGAAATTCGGTATCATTCGGATCATCGGTCCTCGCAAAAATCACTTCTCGGCCAAGGACgaagataatagaaaaaatggaACAATCGCTAACGGTATGGATAGAAGATATGACGCAAAAGCGGTTGCCTTTGGATGGGAATATAATTCAAcagaaagcattaaaaatattcaattatttaaagGAAACAGGACAATCAACAACCGACGAAGATAACCACCAATTCGTGGCTAGCAAAGGTTggtttgaaaagttcaaaaaacgGCACGCTCTACATAACTTGAAAATTCAGGGTGAAACAGCATCCGCAGATGCTGATGCGGCGAATAAATATCCTGAAcagttcataaaaattattgaagaacATGGTTATTTGCCAGATCAAATATTTAACGCTGATGAGACAGGTTTGTGGTGGAAAAAAATTCCATCAAGAACTTTTATTTCGAGGAACGAAAGAGGAGCTCCTGGCTTTAAGGTTTCTAAGGACCGAATAACATTGTTACTTTGCAGTAATGCATCTGgtgattttataacaaaaccaaTGTTTATTAACAAGTCATTAAATCCACGTTGCATGAaaggaaacaataaaaacaatcttcCAGTGTATTGGAGAGcgaacaaaaaagcatggatgactgcCAAACTATTTAATGAGTGGTTCTATCATTGCTTTGTTCTCGACGTAGAAaactatccaaaaaaaaaaagaacttggcatttaaagttttgctacttttagataatgcaccagctcatgcAACTGATTTAAGTCATCCAAATATTCAAGTTGAGTTTTTACCGCCCAATACTACATCAATATTACAACCTTTAGATCAAGGAATAATATCAACCTTTAAAGCATGCTACATACGCAAATCATTTGAATTAATATTAGAGAAGATAGAATCATTGAATATAACGGTCAAAGAAGTCTGGAAACAGTTCTCAATTTTAGATTGCTGTGAAATCGTCAGCAAATCACTCAAAGACATTCGTCAATCAACACTGAGAGCTTGCTGGAAAGCACTTTTGCTAGAGGTTGTAGTACAGGAAACTGTTGTTAATCTCGTTGAGGATGAATATGAAAACGTAGTGAGACTGGCAAACGTAATAAAAGGCGATGGATTTGACGAAATAAATGTGGCTGATATTCGAGAATTAGTTGTGGACGACGAATTAAATGAAGTAGATTTAGCAGCAATGACAAGTGAAGCATTATCGATTGAAGAAAGCTCTGACGACCTCTCTGACACCGAAATCAAAAACTTTTCGCTAAAAAGTGTGGAGAAACTTTTAAATCTGGCGAAGGAGTTGGAAGAGTATGTTTTGGAAAACGATCCTCTAAATAGTAGAGCAGAAATGTTCAAAAGAAATCTTGAACATGATTTATCTGCCTACCAGGAAATCTATAAAGATTTACGAAGTAGGACAAAGCAGACAtcaataaaagattttttaagaCCAGCAATAATAGCTGAACCGGATCAATGTGATAGTGGGTCAAGCTCGGATTTTGAAATAGGACGACCAAGAGCAAAACGTTTGAAGCAAATTATAATAAGCGAGGACGAGGAAGCGGATTTGTAGAAAGTTGAGATTTAAAATCCTCTGAAATATGTAGATTTGAAAATCCGTGTCTATTTTTCCcagattttattttccttagttttatgttatttaaataaatgaattgcttTTTGCTGgttaattaaatgaattaatttatgttattatattgaaatagacaaatagaaaaatatctttgaaaaaataaattttttttattcgatgaaaggtctaatataattaattcggctgagaaaactttaaaatgttacTTGCGTGATATTGtttaagaaaaggaaaaatggaggaaaaaaaagtttcctacAACGCGATTTTCCTACAACGCGGAGTTTTTCAGGAACCAATTAATCGCGTTGTAGGAGGGTTACCTGTAGTTACATACGGCTACGGTTATGGTTATGGCGTTATGGTCCGGCATCTATAACCGTTTATAGTGATGCCCATTTGTTGgatcagaacagctgatttCTATTGTTACGGTACTGCACTACTAAGACCAACTTAAGTGTAATGCACGAGGAATACTACGTTgctaccaaggcgaatttattacaggtgacagcaaacacatataagtaaaaccctacatgtatttgttgttgcgcttggtgcaagcatcatgtcaaaaccagcaagcaaatgtaaacatacgaatgtaaacataccaatacatacaaacaaagcatatcattttgacgtaagccatacctacggtgaaaaattcagctgggtgaatgctgtcaccttattaaatccgcCTTGGTtgccatgatgcaaagaataatgagatggcgcccatcgtggtcccgttactttgcgttaagcgaatttgacaactagttacgtgattttagctccagtatggccagattaccattttcgtaacttgatttagcattttttttttgttatttttattattttttgtctcggagttttagttctttcttcatgacatttttctagctgttctaattaaaatgtcatgtttataattttgtaaaatatacattttttaataattatttaaataattcactcagttttatttagctttacttttttttaacatctggtggcattgcccgcgattgccggtgttgttggtgttcttctgctttcggcagtcaaatctctctctcgctactgcagagttgcctagctttggatataaaaacgcactaaatgcccatttaaagaaaataaaacacgaaatttttattgtgttaagtaagaactttgtatgcgtgacaaattgtctgtagaatgtgcgttttttttttaaataaatgtgttatgcttatgtacaatttaatttatgagttttttttgttaagcgaaattcttttgttaaggaaacgacttttttgctatatttgaagttatgtaactagataaggtactctttttgtaaaaatgtcagtatggtttctttagtattttctggtattttgttggttatttttactatgaatacacctcttgatgctctatgtctcactaaggattgatgaccggaagaaacgattacacctctatggtttcaattcgcattcaataaattcaaaggctttttaaaatgtgtaaaaaggttttcaatcttaagaagagttgagagaggggcatttaatatttttgcatagccttaaatggagccaaaaattaaatttgcactttcaaattatcaaattttataagagtaaaaaacttttcattagcactaaaatcttctcagagtggccttttttaaacttcttttgtataataatacagttttttttcaacttaagtctcggtagccttaaattaaaaacaaaaagaaacaaacaccaaacttaaaaattgtcgcattttcggtataaaaaagcactaaatttattgcgaagagcaaatggttggcaatactgcacaactctgcaaacgtgacgtcacgtacgctctgatgggcgcaatcttctttctatcattcttgcttgGTTGCTACTATTATCTCACGCGTTTCTGTCGAAAACGTTGATATCAGCACATTTGAAGTGTAAGTTGTTTTCAAGGAACCGGATTGTTCATCATGCCGAGCTTCTCACGGCACGTTTCCCcctactcaaaaaatttgtgtactttTGATAAAACAATTTAAGTCGTCTTAACATTCATTTTATAGACGGCACTAGACTGATTgctttctcgaaatattaaatcAATCAATTCATAATGAAAAAATACCTAGGGTATTCTAAGCTAGATTGAAAACGTAC harbors:
- the LOC128871161 gene encoding tigger transposable element-derived protein 1-like, with amino-acid sequence MEQSLTVWIEDMTQKRLPLDGNIIQQKALKIFNYLKETGQSTTDEDNHQFVASKGWFEKFKKRHALHNLKIQGETASADADAANKYPEQFIKIIEEHGYLPDQIFNADETDNAPAHATDLSHPNIQVEFLPPNTTSILQPLDQGIISTFKACYIRKSFELILEKIESLNITVKEVWKQFSILDCCEIVSKSLKDIRQSTLRACWKALLLEVVVQETVVNLVEDEYENVVRLANVIKGDGFDEINVADIRELVVDDELNEVDLAAMTSEALSIEESSDDLSDTEIKNFSLKSVEKLLNLAKELEEYVLENDPLNSRAEMFKRNLEHDLSAYQEIYKDLRSRTKQTSIKDFLRPAIIAEPDQCDSGSSSDFEIGRPRAKRLKQIIISEDEEADL